The window GTTCtggatattgaactcaggacatcaggccTGCATGGCTAACGCTTTTACCCAGTGAACCTTTTCCTTGGCCCATGATTTCCCAGACgattgatatttcttttttttttttctttttttttttctggtttttcgagacagggtttctctgtggctttggagcctgtcctggaactagctccgtagaccaggctggtctcgaactcacagagatccgcctgcctctgcctcccgagtgctgggattaaaggcgtgcgccaccaccgcccggccgattgATATTTCTAAAACTGTTCGGAATCCCAAAGTCTGAGACTCAGGGTTACTCTCTCAACTATAAGCCCTAGTAAAGTAGCAAGAACTTACGTGATTCCAACACACAATGTCACAGCAcaattattctcattttaaaagagGAATAAGGGCAGGGCAAGCAAGGgttggaccaaagcaagactcaaAGCCAACAAGACAAACACTAAGCCCTGTAGTGCCACCTTGGTGTTGGTGGTCTCGGTGCATCATCTGGGCACCAGTAAGTCTTCTGTAGTCTCGTATCATTGTTATTTGTAGCACACGTAGCGTCTCTCATGAGTCTGCTCTTCTTAATGCCTGCAGCTTCCCTCCATGGCTTCCCCATAGCCCTGGCATCTGCAATATCCTGTTCTGAATCAGCTTAGGCTTGACCCTCACAGGTTTGTGTAATGTCCTCTCCAGGGCCAATACTCCTGCAACGAACTATATCTTGAGTCCCACTGTCTGCATTTATGTTGACATTCGTGCCTTCTTCAAGCTCACCAAAATGGCCCACTAAGCTCTGCTTTTAGTGTCTTAGGCCTTCTCTATCCCATGGCTTCTAACTTTTTATTCCTCTCATAAAGTAGTTCTAAGGGCCTACAAACCACTCACTCAGATTTATGACAGCAACAACCCCTGGTACCAACTGTCTATGGTAGTTActtcttgctgtgatgaaaaaaCTGGGGGAAACAAcctaagggtttattttggcaGACAGTTTGTAATGATTGTCCATCATGTCAGAAAGATATAGTAGTGAGAGTTATAGTGTGCCTCATTGTCAGGAAGCATAGAGAAAGTTTTACTGGCATTCAGGCCTCCCCCCTTCTTCAGTCTAGAACCCCAGCctatgggatggtgccacccacattcggGGGGGTCCTTCCTTTTTCAGTTAAATatccagaggtgtgtctcccaggtgagtccccccacacacaggctttctctgtgtagccctgcctgtcctggcacttgctctataGGCTAGATTGGTCTTGAATTTAGAAATCCGCCCACCTCtccctctgagtgctaggattaaaggcgtgtaccaccactgcctggcttcctaggtgattctaaatccagtcaagttagCAATGGATATTAAGATTTAGGTCACAATGTCATGGTTATGCCATAATAACTTTTggtatatgtctttttttttttttttttttttttttttttggattttcgagacagggtttctccatagcttttggttcctgtcctggaactaactcttgtggaccaggctggactcgaactcacagagatccgcctgcctctgcctcctgagtgctgggattaaaggcgtgcgccaccaccacccggctttgttttagttttttgagacagggtttcactatagttttatttatttttattttttttgggggggggcggggtttcgagacagggtttctctgtggttttggagcctgtcctggaactagctcttgtagaccaggctggtctcgaactttcactatagttttagagcctgtcctggagctagctcttgtagaccaggctggccttgaactcacagagatccgcctgcctctgcctcccgatgctgagattgattaaaggcatgcgccacccgtgcgccaccactgcccggctggtatATGTCTTAAAATCCTTAATGCATAGTGTTATGATATCTGAGGGTCCTTGTATATTTTATGTGGTTTGGTCATGAGACTGTCTATCTGGGTCTCCATATGTGTAATCATGTTTTACTTTGATTGTATTTGTGGATAATAGAGTATTAGGTAAAagcatatgtttgtgtatgtggtcgGAACAGGCCTGTACCATTAAATGTTACTGTTATCTATGTCACTGTCATTCTAAATGTAATAcaacatgcctgtgtgtgtgtgtgtgagagagagagagagagagagacagggagagagagagagagaaaaagagagaaagagacgggGGGGTGGGGGATTGAATCCTATTCAGACAATCCCTTAGACTAGGCATTACCCTGAGGAGCTGGGTTAGCAGTTAGCAGACACTGAGGCCGCCTCATTCTTGCCAGCCTTTTCTCATTATACAAAGGGACCAAGCCTGGCCCCAGTTGACGTCCCATGCCTGTGAGACCCAATAGACGACCTGGCCCCAGCTGTCCTGCCCATCTACGCTACCCCACCCCAGTGTTTATTGGTGGTTGGTGGGGAagaagacaggaacctggaacaGAGGGGAAGTGGGAGTTAATGTGCCTTCCTGGGGTCTTCTCTCTCCCCAGGCCACCCTCCAGGGCCCACTAAAAAAGCCCTGAAGCAGCGTTTCCTCAAGCTGCTGCCGTGCTGCGGGCCCCAAGCCCTGCCCTCAGTCAGTGAAAGCAAGTGCCTCTCCTATGCTTCtgggggcagtgtgtgtgtgtgtgtgagagagagagagagagagagagagagagagagagagagagagagagagagagagagagagagagaggtgatggGAGGCGGGTTAGGAACTGGGACTGAATGTGAGGCCTGTGGCTACAAACTGGAATGTAAGTTGGATCATGAATGCCTGTGGGCATCCCTGGTTTGCAAAATGGAGGACCAGGGTTTGTTGTGTTCGACTAAAGCCTGAGCCAGTGTAAGCATTTCCAGTGTGACCATGGCAGGGTGTCCTAGGTAACCAGGTTACCCTGCACCTCTGTGGCTTCCCTACTGTTTTAGACCTTGTTATGTATGTCACCTGCACCCTAATAGGGTGCGAGGTATAGAGGGTGGAGTCCACCTTCCCAGATGTCAGGATGCTGGGGTTTTTCTGTCCCAGCCTGGTCAACTAAGTGGCCACCAATTGTGTGGCCTCCTTTTGTCTGTAGGTTCCATTTCTTCAGCTGAGCCTTGCCCACCTTGTAAAATCACACTGAAATTTGCAAGCTATAAAGGCCCTGTCTGTAGCTATTTGAGCACCTAACTTTGCTTCTTCACTCTGAGGGGGCCACCCTGAGAGCTAACCCAAGAAGGGGGCTGTTCGTGAGGGGTTCATGTCGTCATGGATGTCTGTGCTcactgtgtatgtgcctgtgttgTGGGTCTGGGGTTCGCGTGTTGAAACACTCATGTCTGTGAGATTTTCTGTGAGCGTGGGGCCAGGGGAGTGTCTGCAGGGCTTGGTCTTCTTGGTGACAGTTCCCTCCCTTCAGCATTAGCTGCCCCAGCCTCCCTCCGCCCCCACAGACCCCGCCCGCTGGACCCAGGTGACTTATTCTCCTGGTTGGGGCGGGATGGGGGTACTTGCCTGGGGGCTGGACGGTGGGAGCTAGGGTGGGATTGGGGGTGGAGTCAAGATTGGGGTCTAAACAAAGATTGGCTGGAGCTGGGTGGGGCATGGCTCGGGCATGGCTGGGATGGGCGGGGCTTGGTTGAGATTGGGTTGGATGTGGGCTCTcccaggctggggctgggctAATAAGAGTTGGTCAAGAAAGAGCCCTTCGTGGTCCCTCAGAAGCTCCTGGGCCCCATTCTATCCCCTTTCTAAGAAGTTGCGGCGGCAAGGGACTGTCCCCAACCCATGCCCAGGGGCCAGTGCTAAGTCCGTACCTCTGGCTCTGGAGCCAGACGTGGCCTTAGCCCCAACAGAACCTGAAGCTGACCAGTGTCTTTTCTGCTTTGACTTCTCAGCTCTGAGTCTGACAGGCTGGGGTGGGTGTAGAAGACAGGCtaggaaggagtggggagggtTAATAACTGAAGATTACCCAAGCCATCTCAGAGGCCTGACCTGAGGCAGAGCTATCCCCTACCACTCCCCGCAGACAGCGTGGAGGATGAGTATGAACTCTCCACCGTGTGTCACCGGCCTGAGGGGCTGGAGCAGCTGCAGGAACAAACCAAGTTCACTCGCAAAGAGTTGCAGGTCCTGTACCGAGGCTTCAAAAACGTGAGTGGAGGGCGTAGCCAACTGGGCAAGGGCTGAACCGGAGAGGCCTGGTACTTGCAATTACCTGGAAAGTACGGCCTGGGTACTTTGAAGAGGGAGATGGGGCCCAGAGGCCAACTTTCAGGGCCATTGGGGTGGCAggcttgtgtgtttatttgtacaCTGGGGAAGAAGTCTTCTTGCCAGTCAGTATCAGAACTCTGGTAAGTCCCACAGAGGCAGGATGATTTGTCCTCCTTCTGGCCTAAGGGCGGCAGTGTGTGTCTCCGCTAAGTCTGGTTGTCCCTGTACAGGAATGCCCCAGCGGCATCGTCAACGAGGAGAACTTCAAGCAGATATACTCTCAGTTCTTTCCCCAAGGAGGTGAGGAGATGGTAGACACCCAGGGGTAATGGTTGTCCATCCTAGGCTGAGGGGGGAGGTGAGGAGACGGTAGACACCCAGGGGTAACGGTTGTCCATCCTAGGCTGAGGGGGGAGGTGAGGAGATGGTAGACACCCAGGGGTAACGGTTGTCCATCCTAGGCTGAGGGGGGAGGAGGCTTCTGGAGGGCTGGGGATGCTGAGATAACGGGAGCTGGGCAAACTGCAGAAAAGCAGCAAGTCCCCTGCCTGGAGGCCAAGTTCACACTGCACTACTCATCCACAGACTCCAGCACCTATGCTACTTTCCTCTTCAATGCCTTTGACACCAACCATGATGGCTCTGTCAGTTTTGAGGTGAGCTAGGAGAGATGAGTCAAACAAGCCTGTCTCCTTGGGCTTCAGGGGGCCAAGGTTTCCACATCAAACCCGAAGAATAGCTTGGCAAAGTCCGCTCCCCTCCTACCTCCTTTCCAGGACTTTGTGGCTGGTTTGTCAGTGATCCTTCGGGGAACCATAGACGATAGACTGAACTGGGCCTTCAATTTATATGACCTCAACAAGGATGGCTGTATCACCAAGGAGGTGCAGGGCAGCTGGAGGGCAGGAGGGGCCGTGTGTGGGgtgctgggcggtgatggcacaaaGGGGTCTCATAAAGAACAATGTACATCTGTGTCACCAGTAAGGGGGGAGGTCCGTCCTTGGCCCTAGGCCCCTAAATTGGAGGCTCTTAGGGGAAGTAATCTCATTTGGCTCAACAGGAAATGCTTGACATCATGAAGTCTATCTATGACATGATGGGCAAGTACACATACCCCGCCCTCCGGGAGGAGGCCCCAAGAGAGCACGTGGAGAGCTTCTTCCAGGTACCCGGGTCTGGGTGGCCTGGGGGCCCTGGAGTGGCGGGAAGGCACCCTGGAGTGGTGGGAAGGGGCCCTGGAGTGACAGGAAGGACCAGGACCCAATAAGCCTCTTCTCTAAGACTCTCATCCCTTTGTTCCCTTGTTCTCCCTGCTTGACCACCTTGCAGAAGATGGACAGAAACAAGGATGGAGTGGTGACCATCGAGGAGTTCATTGAGTCTTGTCAAAAGGTACAGCCCCCATTTCCCTGGTCTCAGCTCTAGGCCTAAATTAATGGAACCAGAAAAGGCCCCTCTTGACTTTATGTCACCCTCCACCCCAGTTCTGTTCTTCCATGACCAAAGGGAACTTACCCCTTCCCCACCTGAGATGCCCCTGCATATCCTTCCTCTCTACTGCCGGCTGTCCCCATCTCTGGTttgatgtctttctctgtgtctctgacgagctcttcttttttctctcgctctctttacttTGCCTCCCTCACACCGTGCACCATGACCGTAGGACGAGAACATCATGAAGTCCATGCAGCTCTTTGACAATGTCATCTAGCCCCCGGGGACAGGGGTTAGTGCATTCTGGGGGTGACCATGCTCTAGTCCTAGTTCAGGTGAACCTAACCCTTCTCTCCCAGGTCTCTCCTCATTCTACCTGTACCCTGGGGGCTGTAGGGATTCGAGGTCCTGGGGCTTCCGTAGTCCAGATCCCCCGGAGCTAAGTGGCAGTTGTGGGCAAAGTCCATCTGGGAGTGGGCGCTCCCCACTCCGGACGGCTCTCATCCCCTTCTCGCCGGACACCCAGTGCTGAGTACgctgaggccatcctggtgtaGGGACTGAGTGGTTcctcacctcccacccccactctaGAAACCACATTAGACTGAATGTCTCCTGCTATGGTGCTTCCCCCATCCCTGATCCCATAGATGCCCCTCTAAGATTCCTTTTTCAGAGAACATGTCTGCCCATGTCCCTGGCTGGCTTTGCAACCTGGCCTTTGAGGGTCCGTAAGAGGGGGGACAAGAAAGTAGAGCCAGTGATTGGGTCCTAGGAATTGTTTGGAGTGGAAAACAAAAAGCCTGGGCAGGTTCCGAGAGCCCAAGTGGGACTGCCACTGCCAGGTTCTATGGGTCTAATGGCCCCGGATAGCAGAATATAAGTTACCTGACTTCCCAGAAGGCCTTATGTCCTTAGCAATGTCCCAGAAATTTACCATAAACTTCCAGTGTCTTAGGAGAGTCTGGGATCCAGATATCTGGTTCCTCCCGGAATCCTCTCTATCCTTCTTGCTTGTGTGATGAGAGTGGTGGCCAGGGGAAGATGAGTGGAAGGTGTCCCGGACCATGCCTTCAAAGTCCCATCCTGCCCTCCTGCCTGTCACCTGTTTTGATGGCTTCGGTTTCAAttttccatggcctctacatttAGAGGTGTGGAATCAGGGATTTTCCTGAATTTGAGTCTTAACCACTCCTCCCAGTGGCTGCCTTAGGGGAATGGGAGGACAAAGGCAGGCATATCTGAACCCAGTATGGGGGCACTCATTGGAATGGTTGCCCAACCCTCCACAATGCCCTAGGATGCCCTAGggtccctctccccctctttaATCTACCCAGAGATGCTCCTGAGCTCACCTAGAGGGCAGGGACCCTAGGATCCAGGTTGGATCTTTTTGTCAGCACCCTGCCATGATGCTGCCCCTCTTAATATACCGGCTTGTCTCATTCCTCACCTTCCCAGTCAGCTAGGGTCTGAGGGGAGGGGCCGCACAGAGCCCCCTCCTGTCAGACATTGCTGACTGCTTTGCATTTTGGGTTCTTCTAcatattttgtaaaataagaCACCAGATCCAATAAAACAACGGCTATGCACAGcctgctgtctctgcttctttgtccctcccaccccacaaATGCCATGCAATCCAGATGACAGGCCTACAGCCCTTCAAAAcccaaaaaagtgcttgtcttttcaaGTATGGCCATCCCTTGGCACATACCCAAGACTCAAGAAATCCatccgagccgggcggtggtggcgcacgcctttaatcccagcacttgggaggcagaggcaggcggatctctgtgagttcgaggccagcctggtctacaagagctagttccaggacaggcaccaaagctacagagaaaccctgtctcgaaaaaccaaaaaaaaaaaaaaaaaaaaaaaaaagaaatccatccGAATTTAGCCGCTGCATGAATCTCCTGACCTGAGAAAGATGGATACTATCTGAAGATACTGTGTGCCaaggaatttgttttttttattttcttttgccataaaatgtattttattccagttctagaaaatagaaagagagagaatccTTCCATTTATTATTCTAATCCAACATGATTGTGAGTTTTGGAAAATAGaagcaaatacatacatataaatatagatgcattatatatttatacataaatatatatgtataatgcatatatacatcTACATATTTTCAGACTTTAGCCTCATTGATGTTTGAAcctttgttcttgtttctctttcttcttttgaggaaTTTTTCCTGGAAATCAAACCCTAGTCGTCTGGGATAGCAGTTACTGTTGAGTAACCTTTCCagcctaagattttttttttttaaagattttttttaatatttatttatttattgtgtatgcaatattctgtaggccagaagagggcaccagaccccattgcagatggttgtgagccatgtggttgctgggaattgaactcaggacctttggtagagcaggcaatgctcttaacctctgagccatctctccagcccccgcagcCTAAGATTTTTAAGTCTAAGTAGGATCTGGGCCTAGGGTGGCTTCTTGTTTGGTCTTTGTTTCTTAGCCGAGTTCTTATGATGGATATGTTGGCTGTTTCAGAAAGGGGGTTGTTTTGTGGATATTTCTAGTTCATGAGTTCTTCCCATCTTCATTTCCCCCATAAGCTCAGGGAACAAGGAGTGATTctcttttgttgctttttgtcCATAATGATTAAGAACTACAGAAACTCACTGGCTTACAGCATAGGCCAATGTTGCTTTTGCAACTATTAACAACTGGATAGATGCGCAGTTTTCTTAGATGCAAATGTCAGGCTCCTGAAGCTACCGTCACTCCACTCTGTAAAagtttaaagtgtgtgtgtgtgtgtgtgtgtgcatacatttcctatggtgtgtgtgcctgtttgtatgtgtgtgtaggttgtaGGTGCTCCTGCATCTACCTACATAGGCTGGAGGGTGAGTTCTGCATTGTCCTGGCTAGTTCTACCCTTGCAGGGATGAGCAAGGGGCGGGGCCAGTTTTCTACTTTCACCCACACCTATACCAATAGGGCCAGcgctactgtgttgcccaggggAGGTGCAGGGGCGACTCTCCAGAGTGCTGCTTCCCTTTTCTTTAAATCCAGATGGTAACTGACTTTGTAGAACCCATTCTCTATGTAGAGATACCTTTTTCAGCCTAGGCGTGGGGTGGCagagaggaccttggtcctgaTTCAATGAGGGGACTTAACGGGACAGTCATAGTTGACTTTCCAAGGGAGGCCTTAACTTCTCTGTGGAGGATGGGAGGTaggggagaagtgggaggggaggagggagggggaactgggattggtatgtaaaaactaattaattaattaaaatccaaatgactgtttttcttcctcctttttgggggtgtattttttttgtttttttttgttttttttttgaggaaggatgtcatgtagccaggctggcttcaaactcactctgtagttggGCATGGGCTTGAACTCTGAGCCTTCTTAAACCTTTTGTCTAGTGCTGGGGTCATAGGCAGGTGGCACCACTGTTTGTTTTGTGGCTGAGTAGACGCCCTGTGCCAGGCAGCATAAGGAAGAGCTGCTGTACGTGAATAGACTCTGTCCGCACGTGAACGACAAGGCCGTTCATTTCCACTGGAAAGACAGTGTGGTACCATATATAGGGGAACTTTCcagattctttttctttgacCACATGTATAATTACAGAAACACATCAATTCCCAATTTCCCTTCCTAGTGGCCACCATCCTTATCCATGATCATCTCAGCCTCAGGTTTTATAGGCAAGCTATCTTTTTTggcaaacctttttttttttttttttttttttttgtttttcgagacagggtttctctgtggttttggagtctatcctggcactagctcttgtagaccaggctggtctcgaactcatgcctcccgagtgctgggattaaaggcgtgcgccaccactgcccggctccggcaaacctttttttttaatttatttttttattttttggtttttcgagacagggtttctctgtggctttggagcctgtcctggaactagctctgtagaccaggctggtctcgaaatcacagagatccgcctgcctctgcctcccgagtgctgggattaaaggcatgcgccaccatcgccctttttttttttaaatccttgagacaggacctcacataGCTGGTTCCAAACTCCCTTTGtaaccaaggatgatcttgaactcctgacccttctaCCTgtaccttccaaatgctgggatcacaggcatgttccaccatgacCTGCTTTGGCAAACATTCTTAACATTTGAATCAAAAACTTCTGATTTAGAAATTTAGTTACTCTGagaagtcttttgagaagtgctctctcccttcccctccccctcccttcctgccttaaATGAGTTGGGGATTATTATAAAGAGAGTTCAGGACCAGTGAggtggatcagtgggtaaagatgcctgTTGTCAAGCCTGCTCACTTGAGTTCCCCCtgtgggacccacatagtggaaggagagacccagctcccacaagttgtcgCCTGACCTCAGCCCATGCCTGTGGTGCACACATATCCATCCCAaataactgtattttttaaagggAGAATTTAACATAGGTTTAAGTAAGCAAGGAGTtatgaagaagaggagaagaaggagagtaCGCACTCTGGAGCCTCAGTGTGGCTTTCTCGAGAGAGCCTTCAGTTTGAACGAAAGCTGTTTTGTGTAAACACAACTTTGCCTCTATATGGATCAGTAGCGCTAAGGTATATGTGTTgtatgagtctttctctgtcccgccagctcccaaataataacatggagatttattatgaaagcttagcctacagcttaggcttgttcctaactacctcttataacataaattaacccatttatattaatctatgctcTGCCACGTGACTAGTctgttacctctcctcctgcacatTTGCTGGCTCTGCATCTCCTGGCatctccatctttcttcttcccagagtcctttctgtccccagaagttcctaagctcttcctgcccagctattggccattcagctctatTACACCAATCAGAAAGCACCTTTGCAAAGACACACCTtcacagtgtaatcaaatatttCACACTATGTCTTATTGAAAAGTATgataatgggggctggagagatggctcagaggttaagagcactggttgctcttccagaggtcctgagttcaattcccagcaaccacatggtggctcacaaccatctgtactgagatctggctccctcctctggcgtgcgggcatacatcaaggcagaatgttgtatacataataaataaatctttaaaaaaaaaagaaaagtatgatAATGACATGATGCAGCCTGGAAAAGATGCTTATATACACTGGAAGATAGTTTGCAAGATTTTCTTGAgctggttcagcaggtaaaatgcttgcctccAAGCCAGATGACCGGAGTCCAATCCCTTGGTCTCCAcagttgccctctgatctccacatacatACCATGTCATGAATTCACAAGCCATGTGCACCTGGCACATGTAATAAATGTGattaaaaattttctttcaggggcaggagagatggcttagtggttaagagcactggctgctcttccagaggacccaggttcaattcccagcagccacatggcagctcacaacagtctataactcctgttccaagggacctgacaccctcacacagacatacatgcaagcaaaacaccagtgtacct of the Chionomys nivalis chromosome 8, mChiNiv1.1, whole genome shotgun sequence genome contains:
- the Kcnip2 gene encoding Kv channel-interacting protein 2 isoform X2 gives rise to the protein MRGQGRKESLSESRDLDGSYDQLTGHPPGPTKKALKQRFLKLLPCCGPQALPSVSESNVEDEYELSTVCHRPEGLEQLQEQTKFTRKELQVLYRGFKNECPSGIVNEENFKQIYSQFFPQGDSSTYATFLFNAFDTNHDGSVSFEDFVAGLSVILRGTIDDRLNWAFNLYDLNKDGCITKEEMLDIMKSIYDMMGKYTYPALREEAPREHVESFFQKMDRNKDGVVTIEEFIESCQKDENIMKSMQLFDNVI
- the Kcnip2 gene encoding Kv channel-interacting protein 2 isoform X1, yielding MRGQGRKESLSESRDLDGSYDQLTGHPPGPTKKALKQRFLKLLPCCGPQALPSVSETLAAPASLRPHRPRPLDPDSVEDEYELSTVCHRPEGLEQLQEQTKFTRKELQVLYRGFKNECPSGIVNEENFKQIYSQFFPQGDSSTYATFLFNAFDTNHDGSVSFEDFVAGLSVILRGTIDDRLNWAFNLYDLNKDGCITKEEMLDIMKSIYDMMGKYTYPALREEAPREHVESFFQKMDRNKDGVVTIEEFIESCQKDENIMKSMQLFDNVI
- the Kcnip2 gene encoding Kv channel-interacting protein 2 isoform X3; this encodes MTLEGLEMVAVLVVLVLFVKVLEQFGLFEPVSLEDSVEDEYELSTVCHRPEGLEQLQEQTKFTRKELQVLYRGFKNECPSGIVNEENFKQIYSQFFPQGDSSTYATFLFNAFDTNHDGSVSFEDFVAGLSVILRGTIDDRLNWAFNLYDLNKDGCITKEEMLDIMKSIYDMMGKYTYPALREEAPREHVESFFQKMDRNKDGVVTIEEFIESCQKDENIMKSMQLFDNVI
- the Kcnip2 gene encoding Kv channel-interacting protein 2 isoform X4; this encodes MNRCPRRCRSPLGQAARSLYQLVTGSLSPDSVEDEYELSTVCHRPEGLEQLQEQTKFTRKELQVLYRGFKNECPSGIVNEENFKQIYSQFFPQGDSSTYATFLFNAFDTNHDGSVSFEDFVAGLSVILRGTIDDRLNWAFNLYDLNKDGCITKEEMLDIMKSIYDMMGKYTYPALREEAPREHVESFFQKMDRNKDGVVTIEEFIESCQKDENIMKSMQLFDNVI
- the Kcnip2 gene encoding Kv channel-interacting protein 2 isoform X5 produces the protein MRGQGRKESLSESRDLDGSYDQLTDSVEDEYELSTVCHRPEGLEQLQEQTKFTRKELQVLYRGFKNECPSGIVNEENFKQIYSQFFPQGDSSTYATFLFNAFDTNHDGSVSFEDFVAGLSVILRGTIDDRLNWAFNLYDLNKDGCITKEEMLDIMKSIYDMMGKYTYPALREEAPREHVESFFQKMDRNKDGVVTIEEFIESCQKDENIMKSMQLFDNVI